A region of Antedon mediterranea chromosome 8, ecAntMedi1.1, whole genome shotgun sequence DNA encodes the following proteins:
- the LOC140057244 gene encoding AAC-rich mRNA clone AAC4 protein-like, translating to MTKKQSRCINGYLGQNFIVKLCCYFKFLRALEEDAVSILTLEFNYLRPYKREQLSTSGDRLADKNGGGNSHESEALSFELLRCCFGAKLLNIEMEIQYFPRGGTKVDYTCSINGITLGVSVTRLVEKERRAKNIDPFNIRDVKKFLEKKLKGLQNALKNVMKKWDKPVLFVWAESPRLAKLAEDAWENIDECLKANTILFSVSVGEEYCSMFHNPNYFKNKVTMTTSSRKRMND from the exons ATGACTAAAAAACAATCTCGATGTATTAATGGCTATCTTGGACAAAATTTTATTGTTAAGCTGTGCTGTTATTTTAAGTTTTTACGAGCACTTGAGGAAGACGCAGTTAGTATTCTCACTTTGGAATTCAATTACTTAAGACCATATAAACGAGAGCAATTGTCGACATCAGGAGATAGATTGGCGGACAAAAACGGCGGAGGAAATTCTCACGAGTCAGAAGCCCTGAG cTTTGAGTTGTTACGTTGCTGTTTCGGTGCAAAACTTCTGAATATCGAAATGGAAATCCAGTATTTCCCGAGAGGAGGCACCAAAGTTGACTACACATGCAGTATTAATGGTATCACATTGGGTGTGTCGGTTACACGGTTAGTGGAAAAGGAAAGAAGAGCAAAAAACATAGACCCATTCAACATACGTGATGTCAAAAAATTCCTGGAAAAGAAACTTAAAG GGTTACAGAATGCATTGAAGAACGTGATGAAGAAGTGGGATAAACCGGTCCTGTTCGTCTGGGCAGAGTCTCCCCGATTAGCTAAGTTAGCTGAAGACGCATGGGAGAATATAGACGAATGTTTGAAAGCTAATACTATTCTGTTTTCAGTTTCAGTTGGAGAAGAATATTGCTCAATGTTTCATAATCCTAACTATTTTAAGAACAAAGTAACAATGACAACAAGCAGCAGGAAGAGGATGAacgattaa